The proteins below come from a single Lepeophtheirus salmonis chromosome 4, UVic_Lsal_1.4, whole genome shotgun sequence genomic window:
- the LOC121116907 gene encoding L-amino-acid oxidase isoform X1 → MRRVRIHPSLILGNMKNTHCYLVLHLLYYFVIFSNAQVEDSEPFVRSNFGSNKVAPSKELTEEEILQNGGDLVCHDRNRHDELFSLFVRGLTQKQTKPTKVLNITIVGAGITGLTAGILLKNAGHNVQILEASHTLGGRIQTFRNIEEEWHVEWGPMRFARNQFFIQYLLHKFQLRLTDFKLSNNKTFYFIGGKTFSKSDYSNVYELPFVKSLYNLTSVEMNLKIKDLYEGPMRAPLRDLENLPWKEFVKKYDKYSFRGYLREKHGYSPGLVHLIGTMVELDGIMEMSMIEVIHDECIFGQGKLDTIVEGSDTLIQNLAKDVKSQVSTNTIVNEIHHSKDATIVKFNCIGIECQNKHSSIQSDFVILTPLPTVVSKISFYPLLSTSKRYTLRAARISPSVKVVLTFNTPFWEKLGIKGGKSVTDLPSKSIVYPSFSFKGGLGVLLVSYTWGHDAFRQEGMTDEDIITECLYTLSKVHNLSEAEVRIQFRKGYVKKWGKDPFTIGAFGAFTPHFFNDWFDEFQKPEGRIIFAGDTYENLHGWVDSSLKSATRAFKYIQDVSQGRDFVFPH, encoded by the exons ATGAG GAGAGTTAGAATTCATCCATCACTTATTCTTGGAAATATGAAGAATACACATTGCTATTTGGTTCTACACCtcctatattattttgttatattttcgaATGCACAAGTTGAAGATTCAGAGCC atttgtAAGATCTAATTTTGGATCCAACAAAGTCGCTCCATCTAAGGAATTAACCGAAGAAGAAATCCTTCAAAATGGAGGTGATTTAGTTTGTCATGATAGAAATAGACACGATGAACTTTTCAGTTTATTTGTGAGAGGACTCACTCAGAAGCAGACTAAGCCAACAAAGGTCTTGAACATAACGATTGTAGGTGCAGGAATAACAGGCCTCACAGCAGGGATTCTTTTGAAGAATGCTGGACATAATGTTCAGATTCTTGAAGCAAGCCATACACTTGGTGGAAGGATTCAGACCTTCCGAAATATTGAGGAAGAATGGCATGTAGAATGGGGTCCAATGAGATTTGCCAGGAATCAGTTTTTCATTCAGTATTTGCTTCACAAG TTTCAACTTCGCCTCACGGATTTTAAGCTATCCAACAATAAAACTTTCTATTTCATTGGAGGAAAAACATTTAGTAAATCAGACTATTCAAATGTGTACGAATTACCATTTGTCAAGTCTTTGTACAACTTGACGAGTGTAGAAATGAACCTTAAAATCAAGGACCTCTATGAGGGACCTATGAGAGCTCCGCTTCGAGATCTAGAAAATCTTCCTTGGaaagaatttgttaaaaaatatgataaatattcattCAGAGGCTATTTACGTGAAAAACATGGCTACTCTCCTG GTCTTGTACACTTAATCGGGACTATGGTTGAGCTTGACGGTATTATGGAAATGAGTATGATTGAAGTGATACATGACGAGTGCATTTTTGGACAAGGAAAACTAGATACAATAGTGGAGGGATCAGATACACTAATTCAAAACCTAGCAAAGGATGTCAAAAGTCAAGTGTCGACAAATACAATCGTTAACGAGATACATCATTCCAAAGATGCTACCATAGTCAA ATTTAACTGCATTGGGATTGAGTGTCAAAATAAACACTCCTCCATACAGTCGGATTTTGTGATTCTAACACCATTGCCCACTGTTGTCTCAAAAATCTCATTCTATCCTCTTCTTTCTACCTCAAAAAGGTATACACTACGAGCCGCAAGAATCTCGCCATCTGTAAAAGTAGTATTAACATTTAATACACCCTTCTGGGAGAAATTGGGAATCAAAGGTGGAAAG TCCGTCACTGATTTACCTTCAAAGTCAATTGTTTATCCCAGTTTCAGCTTCAAAGGAG GCCTCGGCGTATTACTCGTCTCCTACACATGGGGACATGATGCTTTCCGTCAAGAAGGGATGACTGATGAAGATATCATTACCGAGTGTCTCTATACATTATCCAAAGTCCACAATTTATCAGAGGCAGAAGTTCGAATTCAATTTCGAAAAGGGTATGTCAAGAAATGGGGAAAGGATCCCTTCACTATTGGAGCCTTTGGAGCCTTTACTCCACATTTT TTTAATGATTGGTTTGATGAATTTCAAAAACCAGAGGGTAGAATCATTTTCGCTGGAGATACATATGAGAATTTGCATGGATGGGTTGACTCTTCTTTAAAGTCTGCAACACGTGCATTCAAATACATTCAAGATGTATCACAAGGAAGGGATTTTGTTTTCCCTCATTAG
- the LOC121116907 gene encoding L-amino-acid oxidase isoform X2 → MRVRIHPSLILGNMKNTHCYLVLHLLYYFVIFSNAQVEDSEPFVRSNFGSNKVAPSKELTEEEILQNGGDLVCHDRNRHDELFSLFVRGLTQKQTKPTKVLNITIVGAGITGLTAGILLKNAGHNVQILEASHTLGGRIQTFRNIEEEWHVEWGPMRFARNQFFIQYLLHKFQLRLTDFKLSNNKTFYFIGGKTFSKSDYSNVYELPFVKSLYNLTSVEMNLKIKDLYEGPMRAPLRDLENLPWKEFVKKYDKYSFRGYLREKHGYSPGLVHLIGTMVELDGIMEMSMIEVIHDECIFGQGKLDTIVEGSDTLIQNLAKDVKSQVSTNTIVNEIHHSKDATIVKFNCIGIECQNKHSSIQSDFVILTPLPTVVSKISFYPLLSTSKRYTLRAARISPSVKVVLTFNTPFWEKLGIKGGKSVTDLPSKSIVYPSFSFKGGLGVLLVSYTWGHDAFRQEGMTDEDIITECLYTLSKVHNLSEAEVRIQFRKGYVKKWGKDPFTIGAFGAFTPHFFNDWFDEFQKPEGRIIFAGDTYENLHGWVDSSLKSATRAFKYIQDVSQGRDFVFPH, encoded by the exons AT GAGAGTTAGAATTCATCCATCACTTATTCTTGGAAATATGAAGAATACACATTGCTATTTGGTTCTACACCtcctatattattttgttatattttcgaATGCACAAGTTGAAGATTCAGAGCC atttgtAAGATCTAATTTTGGATCCAACAAAGTCGCTCCATCTAAGGAATTAACCGAAGAAGAAATCCTTCAAAATGGAGGTGATTTAGTTTGTCATGATAGAAATAGACACGATGAACTTTTCAGTTTATTTGTGAGAGGACTCACTCAGAAGCAGACTAAGCCAACAAAGGTCTTGAACATAACGATTGTAGGTGCAGGAATAACAGGCCTCACAGCAGGGATTCTTTTGAAGAATGCTGGACATAATGTTCAGATTCTTGAAGCAAGCCATACACTTGGTGGAAGGATTCAGACCTTCCGAAATATTGAGGAAGAATGGCATGTAGAATGGGGTCCAATGAGATTTGCCAGGAATCAGTTTTTCATTCAGTATTTGCTTCACAAG TTTCAACTTCGCCTCACGGATTTTAAGCTATCCAACAATAAAACTTTCTATTTCATTGGAGGAAAAACATTTAGTAAATCAGACTATTCAAATGTGTACGAATTACCATTTGTCAAGTCTTTGTACAACTTGACGAGTGTAGAAATGAACCTTAAAATCAAGGACCTCTATGAGGGACCTATGAGAGCTCCGCTTCGAGATCTAGAAAATCTTCCTTGGaaagaatttgttaaaaaatatgataaatattcattCAGAGGCTATTTACGTGAAAAACATGGCTACTCTCCTG GTCTTGTACACTTAATCGGGACTATGGTTGAGCTTGACGGTATTATGGAAATGAGTATGATTGAAGTGATACATGACGAGTGCATTTTTGGACAAGGAAAACTAGATACAATAGTGGAGGGATCAGATACACTAATTCAAAACCTAGCAAAGGATGTCAAAAGTCAAGTGTCGACAAATACAATCGTTAACGAGATACATCATTCCAAAGATGCTACCATAGTCAA ATTTAACTGCATTGGGATTGAGTGTCAAAATAAACACTCCTCCATACAGTCGGATTTTGTGATTCTAACACCATTGCCCACTGTTGTCTCAAAAATCTCATTCTATCCTCTTCTTTCTACCTCAAAAAGGTATACACTACGAGCCGCAAGAATCTCGCCATCTGTAAAAGTAGTATTAACATTTAATACACCCTTCTGGGAGAAATTGGGAATCAAAGGTGGAAAG TCCGTCACTGATTTACCTTCAAAGTCAATTGTTTATCCCAGTTTCAGCTTCAAAGGAG GCCTCGGCGTATTACTCGTCTCCTACACATGGGGACATGATGCTTTCCGTCAAGAAGGGATGACTGATGAAGATATCATTACCGAGTGTCTCTATACATTATCCAAAGTCCACAATTTATCAGAGGCAGAAGTTCGAATTCAATTTCGAAAAGGGTATGTCAAGAAATGGGGAAAGGATCCCTTCACTATTGGAGCCTTTGGAGCCTTTACTCCACATTTT TTTAATGATTGGTTTGATGAATTTCAAAAACCAGAGGGTAGAATCATTTTCGCTGGAGATACATATGAGAATTTGCATGGATGGGTTGACTCTTCTTTAAAGTCTGCAACACGTGCATTCAAATACATTCAAGATGTATCACAAGGAAGGGATTTTGTTTTCCCTCATTAG
- the LOC121116907 gene encoding L-amino-acid oxidase isoform X3 yields MKNTHCYLVLHLLYYFVIFSNAQVEDSEPFVRSNFGSNKVAPSKELTEEEILQNGGDLVCHDRNRHDELFSLFVRGLTQKQTKPTKVLNITIVGAGITGLTAGILLKNAGHNVQILEASHTLGGRIQTFRNIEEEWHVEWGPMRFARNQFFIQYLLHKFQLRLTDFKLSNNKTFYFIGGKTFSKSDYSNVYELPFVKSLYNLTSVEMNLKIKDLYEGPMRAPLRDLENLPWKEFVKKYDKYSFRGYLREKHGYSPGLVHLIGTMVELDGIMEMSMIEVIHDECIFGQGKLDTIVEGSDTLIQNLAKDVKSQVSTNTIVNEIHHSKDATIVKFNCIGIECQNKHSSIQSDFVILTPLPTVVSKISFYPLLSTSKRYTLRAARISPSVKVVLTFNTPFWEKLGIKGGKSVTDLPSKSIVYPSFSFKGGLGVLLVSYTWGHDAFRQEGMTDEDIITECLYTLSKVHNLSEAEVRIQFRKGYVKKWGKDPFTIGAFGAFTPHFFNDWFDEFQKPEGRIIFAGDTYENLHGWVDSSLKSATRAFKYIQDVSQGRDFVFPH; encoded by the exons ATGAAGAATACACATTGCTATTTGGTTCTACACCtcctatattattttgttatattttcgaATGCACAAGTTGAAGATTCAGAGCC atttgtAAGATCTAATTTTGGATCCAACAAAGTCGCTCCATCTAAGGAATTAACCGAAGAAGAAATCCTTCAAAATGGAGGTGATTTAGTTTGTCATGATAGAAATAGACACGATGAACTTTTCAGTTTATTTGTGAGAGGACTCACTCAGAAGCAGACTAAGCCAACAAAGGTCTTGAACATAACGATTGTAGGTGCAGGAATAACAGGCCTCACAGCAGGGATTCTTTTGAAGAATGCTGGACATAATGTTCAGATTCTTGAAGCAAGCCATACACTTGGTGGAAGGATTCAGACCTTCCGAAATATTGAGGAAGAATGGCATGTAGAATGGGGTCCAATGAGATTTGCCAGGAATCAGTTTTTCATTCAGTATTTGCTTCACAAG TTTCAACTTCGCCTCACGGATTTTAAGCTATCCAACAATAAAACTTTCTATTTCATTGGAGGAAAAACATTTAGTAAATCAGACTATTCAAATGTGTACGAATTACCATTTGTCAAGTCTTTGTACAACTTGACGAGTGTAGAAATGAACCTTAAAATCAAGGACCTCTATGAGGGACCTATGAGAGCTCCGCTTCGAGATCTAGAAAATCTTCCTTGGaaagaatttgttaaaaaatatgataaatattcattCAGAGGCTATTTACGTGAAAAACATGGCTACTCTCCTG GTCTTGTACACTTAATCGGGACTATGGTTGAGCTTGACGGTATTATGGAAATGAGTATGATTGAAGTGATACATGACGAGTGCATTTTTGGACAAGGAAAACTAGATACAATAGTGGAGGGATCAGATACACTAATTCAAAACCTAGCAAAGGATGTCAAAAGTCAAGTGTCGACAAATACAATCGTTAACGAGATACATCATTCCAAAGATGCTACCATAGTCAA ATTTAACTGCATTGGGATTGAGTGTCAAAATAAACACTCCTCCATACAGTCGGATTTTGTGATTCTAACACCATTGCCCACTGTTGTCTCAAAAATCTCATTCTATCCTCTTCTTTCTACCTCAAAAAGGTATACACTACGAGCCGCAAGAATCTCGCCATCTGTAAAAGTAGTATTAACATTTAATACACCCTTCTGGGAGAAATTGGGAATCAAAGGTGGAAAG TCCGTCACTGATTTACCTTCAAAGTCAATTGTTTATCCCAGTTTCAGCTTCAAAGGAG GCCTCGGCGTATTACTCGTCTCCTACACATGGGGACATGATGCTTTCCGTCAAGAAGGGATGACTGATGAAGATATCATTACCGAGTGTCTCTATACATTATCCAAAGTCCACAATTTATCAGAGGCAGAAGTTCGAATTCAATTTCGAAAAGGGTATGTCAAGAAATGGGGAAAGGATCCCTTCACTATTGGAGCCTTTGGAGCCTTTACTCCACATTTT TTTAATGATTGGTTTGATGAATTTCAAAAACCAGAGGGTAGAATCATTTTCGCTGGAGATACATATGAGAATTTGCATGGATGGGTTGACTCTTCTTTAAAGTCTGCAACACGTGCATTCAAATACATTCAAGATGTATCACAAGGAAGGGATTTTGTTTTCCCTCATTAG